In the genome of Acidisoma sp. PAMC 29798, the window CCGATGGTCAGCAAGGCTCAGATCATGGCCCTGGCGGCGGGCGATAGCTGGCTCGACCAAGGCGCCAATTTGATGTTCTTCGGCCCACCTGGCGGAGGCAAATCCCATCTTGGTGCGGCACTGGGGCTCGCACTCGTCGAGAACGGGTGGCGCGTCCTGCATACCCGCACGACCGATCTCGTCCAAAAGCTCCAGACCGCCCGCCGAGCACTGCAACTCGAGGCGGCCATCGCCAAACTCGACAAGTATCATCTGCTCATCCTCGATGACCTTGCTTACGTCACCAAGGATCAGGCCGAGACCAGCGTCCTGTTCGAACTCATCAGCGCCCGATACGAACGGCGATCCATGCTGATCACCGCCAATCAACCCTTCGGCGAATGGGGGCGAATTTTCCCAGACCAAGCTATGACCTTGGCCGCCGTCGACAGATTGGTCCACCACGCCACCATCTTCGAGATGAACGTTGA includes:
- the istB gene encoding IS21-like element helper ATPase IstB translates to MSADAIDTGRLTLALNDLRLPTIKVIWPDFAARADKEGWPAARFLASLAEHEMAERANRRIRRNVEEARLPVGKTLDNFEFDAVPMVSKAQIMALAAGDSWLDQGANLMFFGPPGGGKSHLGAALGLALVENGWRVLHTRTTDLVQKLQTARRALQLEAAIAKLDKYHLLILDDLAYVTKDQAETSVLFELISARYERRSMLITANQPFGEWGRIFPDQAMTLAAVDRLVHHATIFEMNVESFRRRAAIDRKAGPGRPPTRASIKTPSD